From the genome of Pelomonas sp. SE-A7, one region includes:
- a CDS encoding helix-hairpin-helix domain-containing protein: MVSKALHRDECRELEQIPNVGPAAAADLRLLGISKPQQLKGRDAFVLYQELCARTEQRHDPCVLDTFMAAVDFMAGAAPSPWWHYTAQRKALYGHI; this comes from the coding sequence ATGGTGAGCAAAGCTTTGCATCGCGACGAATGCCGGGAACTGGAACAGATTCCGAACGTCGGCCCAGCCGCCGCGGCCGACCTACGCTTGCTTGGCATAAGCAAGCCGCAGCAGCTCAAAGGGCGTGATGCATTCGTGCTCTACCAGGAACTCTGCGCGCGCACCGAGCAGCGCCACGATCCCTGCGTGCTGGACACCTTCATGGCCGCCGTTGATTTCATGGCGGGCGCGGCACCGTCACCCTGGTGGCATTACACGGCGCAGCGCAAGGCGCTCTACGGGCATATCTGA
- a CDS encoding CvpA family protein, producing MTALDWILLALLAVSVGVGLWRGLVFEILSIVGWFVAYFAAPHVSPYIAQWLPEQRLSPATLQVCAFLLAFLLVLLVWSLGAKLVRLLIQATPLSLIDRVGGAGFGVLRGLLFALLVVLLVGLTPVRETPPWQDSVLAPPLLALLQGIKPVLPDSLVKFIPA from the coding sequence ATGACCGCGCTCGACTGGATTCTGCTGGCCTTGTTGGCCGTGTCGGTCGGCGTGGGGCTATGGCGCGGCCTGGTGTTCGAGATCCTGTCCATCGTCGGCTGGTTTGTTGCCTATTTCGCGGCTCCCCATGTATCGCCGTACATCGCCCAGTGGCTGCCGGAGCAGCGGCTGAGCCCGGCCACCTTGCAGGTCTGCGCCTTCCTGCTGGCCTTCTTGCTGGTGCTGCTGGTCTGGAGCCTGGGTGCCAAGCTGGTCCGCCTGCTGATCCAGGCCACGCCGCTGAGCCTGATTGATCGCGTCGGCGGCGCTGGTTTCGGCGTGCTGCGCGGCCTGCTCTTTGCGTTGCTCGTGGTGCTGCTGGTCGGCTTGACGCCGGTCCGCGAGACCCCACCTTGGCAGGACTCGGTGCTGGCGCCGCCCCTGCTGGCGCTGCTGCAGGGCATCAAGCCGGTGCTGCCGGACTCGCTCGTCAAATTCATCCCGGCCTGA
- the lexA gene encoding transcriptional repressor LexA: MDDSPKLTARQQQILDLVRESIAQTGAPPTRAEIAAELGYRSANAAEEHLQALARKGVIELVGGTSRGIRLKSDTLRALNAARERQQFNLPLPGISQLSLPLVGRVAAGSPILAQEHIEQHYSVEPGLFARKPDYLLRVKGMSMRDVGIVDGDLLAVQKTSEARNGQIVVARIGEEVTVKRFRRGRNGIELLPENPDFEPILVGAGDESFALEGLAVGLIRSQF; encoded by the coding sequence GTGGACGACAGCCCCAAACTCACCGCCCGACAGCAGCAAATCCTCGACCTGGTGCGCGAGTCCATCGCGCAGACCGGCGCCCCACCCACCCGAGCCGAAATCGCCGCCGAACTGGGCTATCGCTCGGCCAATGCGGCTGAGGAGCATCTGCAGGCCTTGGCTCGCAAGGGCGTGATCGAACTGGTGGGCGGCACCTCCCGCGGGATCCGGCTGAAGTCTGACACATTGCGCGCGCTGAACGCGGCTCGCGAGCGCCAGCAATTCAACTTGCCCTTGCCTGGCATTAGCCAATTGAGCCTGCCGCTGGTCGGCCGTGTTGCCGCTGGCAGCCCTATCCTGGCCCAGGAACACATCGAGCAGCACTACAGCGTGGAGCCTGGCCTGTTCGCCCGCAAGCCCGACTACCTGCTGAGGGTCAAGGGCATGAGCATGCGGGACGTCGGCATCGTCGATGGCGACTTGCTTGCCGTGCAGAAGACCAGCGAGGCTCGCAACGGACAGATCGTGGTCGCCCGTATTGGCGAAGAGGTCACCGTCAAGCGCTTCCGTCGCGGCCGCAATGGCATTGAGTTGCTGCCCGAGAACCCCGACTTCGAGCCCATCCTGGTGGGTGCAGGCGATGAGAGCTTCGCGCTTGAAGGTTTGGCCGTGGGGCTGATCCGCTCGCAGTTTTGA
- a CDS encoding SPOR domain-containing protein, whose amino-acid sequence MGLMSFFKRATDKPAAKPVADSADAVQQLRLRARRRLIGATMLVLIGVIGFPLVFETQPRPIPVDLPIEIPRKEAAAPLQIPAAPPASRATVAPVSEPVAEPVATAPTPGVAAASKVEPEAKPKPADRPTVKPVVEPKPSDKVVADKAAADKAAQESARVQALLDGKPAPKASETATARFIVQVGAFGEAKAAQEARMKVEKLGLKTYTQAVETADGKRIRVRVGPYGSRDEADKAAAKVRGTGLSVAVLTL is encoded by the coding sequence ATGGGTTTGATGTCCTTCTTCAAGCGCGCTACGGACAAGCCGGCGGCCAAGCCGGTGGCGGATTCGGCCGACGCAGTCCAGCAACTGCGCCTGCGTGCCCGCCGCCGACTGATTGGCGCCACCATGCTGGTGCTGATAGGCGTGATCGGCTTCCCGCTGGTGTTCGAGACCCAGCCTCGCCCCATCCCGGTCGACCTGCCCATAGAGATCCCCCGCAAGGAAGCCGCCGCGCCGCTGCAGATTCCGGCTGCTCCGCCGGCCTCCCGCGCCACCGTGGCGCCGGTCAGCGAGCCGGTGGCCGAGCCCGTCGCGACGGCGCCAACTCCTGGCGTGGCCGCAGCATCCAAGGTCGAGCCCGAAGCCAAGCCCAAGCCGGCCGATAGGCCCACTGTCAAGCCGGTGGTCGAACCCAAGCCTTCGGACAAGGTGGTTGCTGACAAAGCGGCTGCCGACAAGGCCGCGCAGGAATCCGCGCGCGTCCAGGCCTTGCTCGACGGCAAGCCGGCACCCAAGGCCAGCGAAACGGCGACGGCCCGCTTCATCGTGCAGGTCGGCGCCTTCGGCGAAGCCAAGGCGGCGCAAGAGGCGCGCATGAAGGTCGAAAAGCTCGGCCTCAAGACCTACACCCAGGCGGTCGAGACGGCCGACGGCAAGCGCATTCGCGTGCGCGTCGGCCCCTATGGCAGCCGGGACGAGGCTGACAAGGCCGCTGCCAAGGTGCGCGGTACCGGCCTGTCAGTTGCGGTTCTGACACTCTGA
- the accD gene encoding acetyl-CoA carboxylase, carboxyltransferase subunit beta: MSWLEKLLPPKIQQTDPAERRTVPEGLWIKCPSCETVLYKTDLEQNVNVCPKCSHHHRIGARARLDAFLDGEGRYEIGQEVLPTDSLKFKDSKKYPDRLKEALENTGETDALVVVGGAVMSVPVVAACFEFDFMGGSMGSVVGERFVRGVETALEQKTPFICFTATGGARMQEGLLSLMQMAKTNAALTKLAKAKLPYISVLTDPTMGGVSASFAFVGDVVIAEPKALIGFAGPRVIENTVREKLPPGFQRAEFLMEKGAVDMIVDRRQLRETIARQLAMLQRQSADAVA, translated from the coding sequence GTGAGTTGGCTCGAAAAACTGCTGCCGCCCAAGATCCAGCAAACCGACCCCGCCGAGCGCCGCACGGTGCCCGAAGGCCTGTGGATCAAGTGCCCGTCCTGCGAGACGGTGCTTTACAAGACCGACCTGGAGCAGAACGTCAATGTCTGCCCCAAGTGCTCCCACCACCACCGCATCGGCGCCCGGGCTCGCCTGGATGCCTTCCTCGATGGTGAAGGTCGCTACGAGATCGGCCAGGAGGTGCTGCCCACCGACTCGCTGAAGTTCAAGGACAGCAAGAAGTACCCCGACCGCCTGAAGGAAGCGCTGGAGAACACCGGTGAAACCGACGCCCTGGTCGTTGTCGGCGGCGCGGTGATGAGCGTGCCGGTCGTCGCGGCCTGCTTCGAGTTCGACTTCATGGGCGGATCGATGGGCTCGGTGGTCGGCGAGCGCTTCGTGCGCGGCGTCGAGACCGCGCTGGAGCAGAAGACGCCGTTCATCTGCTTCACCGCCACCGGCGGTGCCCGCATGCAGGAAGGCCTGCTGTCGCTGATGCAGATGGCCAAGACCAATGCGGCCCTGACCAAGCTGGCCAAGGCCAAGCTGCCCTACATCAGCGTGCTGACCGACCCGACCATGGGCGGCGTCTCGGCCTCGTTCGCCTTCGTCGGTGACGTCGTGATTGCCGAACCCAAGGCCCTGATCGGCTTTGCCGGCCCGCGCGTGATCGAGAACACGGTGCGTGAAAAGCTGCCGCCGGGCTTCCAGCGGGCCGAGTTCCTGATGGAGAAGGGCGCCGTCGACATGATCGTGGACCGCCGCCAGCTGCGCGAGACCATCGCCCGTCAGCTCGCCATGCTGCAGCGCCAGAGCGCCGACGCGGTGGCCTGA
- a CDS encoding O-succinylhomoserine sulfhydrylase encodes MSSSDEERRLARARLPAGLRPETLAVRSALAPSQYGENSEALFLTSAYVQPDAETSARRFANSEDFTYSRTSNPTVRALEARLAAMEGTEAAVATSSGMSAILLLCMGLLKAGDHVVCSRSVFGSTINLFAKEFGKFGVETTFVSQTDLAEWRAAIKPATKLLFAETPTNPLTEVCDIRALADMAHAAGAQLVVDNTFSTPALQRPVELGADLVMHSATKYMDGQGRVMAGALCGSSRVIRDVLGPVLRTVGMVLSPFNAWVVLKGLETLSLRMKAQSEQALAVARWLEARPEVARVYYPTLESHPQHELAMRQQNGQGGALLSFELKAATPEEARAAAFHVIDSTRVLSIATNLGDTKSIITHPATTSHGRLSEEQRQAAGISQGLMRLAVGLEHVDDICDDLLRGLSTLKN; translated from the coding sequence ATGAGTTCCAGCGACGAAGAGCGCCGCCTCGCACGGGCCCGCCTGCCAGCCGGCCTGCGCCCCGAGACGCTGGCCGTGCGTAGCGCATTGGCGCCGAGCCAGTACGGCGAGAACTCCGAGGCGCTGTTCCTGACTAGTGCCTATGTGCAGCCCGATGCCGAAACCTCGGCCCGGCGCTTCGCCAACTCCGAGGACTTCACCTACTCGCGCACCAGCAACCCGACGGTGCGTGCGCTGGAGGCCCGCCTTGCTGCAATGGAAGGCACGGAAGCCGCTGTCGCCACGTCCAGCGGCATGAGCGCCATCCTGCTGCTGTGTATGGGCTTGCTCAAGGCCGGTGACCATGTGGTGTGCTCGCGCTCGGTGTTCGGCTCGACCATCAACCTGTTCGCAAAGGAATTCGGCAAGTTCGGTGTCGAGACCACGTTCGTCTCGCAGACAGATCTGGCCGAGTGGCGCGCGGCAATCAAGCCGGCGACCAAGCTGCTGTTTGCCGAGACGCCCACCAATCCGCTGACCGAGGTCTGCGACATCCGGGCCCTGGCCGACATGGCCCATGCGGCCGGCGCGCAGCTGGTGGTCGACAACACCTTCTCGACGCCCGCCTTGCAGCGGCCGGTCGAGCTTGGTGCCGATCTTGTCATGCACTCGGCCACCAAGTACATGGACGGCCAGGGTCGAGTGATGGCCGGCGCGCTTTGTGGCAGCAGCCGAGTGATCCGTGATGTGCTCGGTCCTGTGCTGCGCACTGTGGGCATGGTGCTTTCGCCGTTCAATGCCTGGGTCGTGCTCAAGGGCCTGGAAACGCTGAGCCTGCGCATGAAGGCGCAGAGCGAGCAGGCCTTGGCCGTGGCCCGCTGGCTGGAGGCCCGGCCCGAGGTGGCACGCGTCTACTACCCGACGCTGGAGTCGCATCCCCAGCATGAGCTGGCGATGCGCCAGCAGAACGGGCAGGGCGGGGCGCTGCTGTCCTTCGAGCTGAAGGCAGCAACGCCCGAAGAGGCGCGTGCAGCCGCCTTCCATGTGATTGACAGCACCCGTGTGCTGAGCATCGCCACGAACCTGGGTGATACCAAGTCCATCATCACCCACCCGGCAACAACCTCGCATGGCCGCCTGAGCGAAGAGCAAAGGCAGGCGGCCGGCATCAGCCAGGGCCTGATGCGCCTGGCTGTCGGCCTGGAGCATGTCGACGACATCTGCGACGACCTGCTGCGCGGCCTTTCCACCTTGAAGAACTGA
- the purF gene encoding amidophosphoribosyltransferase has translation MCGIVGVLSKQPVNQLIYDALLLLQHRGQDAAGIVTMQGGKCFMHKARGMVRDVFRTRNMRALPGTVGLGQVRYPTAGNAYSEEEAQPFYVNAPFGLVLVHNGNLTNAHALKAELFDIDRRHINTESDTEVLINVLAHELELAARDLPLTPAGVFKAVRAVHKRIKGSYGVIALIAGHGLVAFRDPFGIRPLCFGRSADGEFMVASESVALEGTGHKLERDVAPGEALFIDLNGQLHTEQCAESPTLNPCMFEFVYLARPDSVMDGISVYQARLNMGETLAQRLISTMPPSEIDVVIPIPESSRPSAMQLAHRIGKPYREGFVKNRYVGRTFIMPGQGARKKSVRQKLNAIGLEFKGRNVLLVDDSIVRGTTSKEIVQMAREAGARKVYLASAAPPVRFPNVYGIDMPTKEELIAHGRSIEEVREYIGADALIYQDVDAMKRVVASLRPGLSGFEASCFDGHYITGDVSADDFAAIQSQRKSQPEEEDGPARTRLALQSGSEG, from the coding sequence ATGTGCGGCATCGTGGGAGTGCTCTCCAAGCAGCCGGTCAATCAGCTGATCTACGACGCGCTGCTGCTGCTCCAGCATCGCGGCCAGGACGCCGCTGGCATCGTCACCATGCAAGGCGGCAAGTGCTTCATGCACAAGGCGCGTGGCATGGTGCGCGACGTATTCCGGACTCGCAACATGCGCGCGCTGCCGGGCACGGTGGGCCTGGGCCAGGTGCGGTATCCGACGGCCGGCAATGCGTACAGCGAGGAAGAGGCCCAACCGTTCTACGTCAACGCACCGTTCGGCCTGGTGCTGGTCCACAACGGCAACCTGACCAATGCCCATGCGCTGAAGGCCGAGCTGTTCGACATCGACCGTCGGCACATCAACACCGAGAGCGATACCGAGGTGCTGATCAATGTGCTGGCCCATGAGCTGGAGCTGGCCGCGCGCGACCTGCCGCTGACGCCGGCCGGCGTCTTCAAAGCGGTGCGGGCTGTCCACAAGCGCATCAAGGGCTCTTATGGCGTGATCGCGCTGATCGCCGGCCACGGTCTGGTGGCTTTCCGCGACCCGTTCGGCATCCGTCCGCTGTGCTTCGGCCGTTCGGCCGACGGTGAATTCATGGTCGCCAGCGAGAGCGTGGCGCTGGAAGGCACGGGCCACAAGCTGGAGCGCGACGTGGCACCGGGCGAGGCCCTGTTCATCGACCTGAACGGCCAGCTGCACACTGAGCAATGCGCCGAGAGCCCGACGCTGAATCCCTGCATGTTCGAGTTCGTCTACCTGGCCCGCCCGGACTCGGTGATGGACGGCATCTCGGTCTACCAGGCCCGGCTGAACATGGGCGAGACCCTGGCCCAGCGCCTGATCTCGACCATGCCGCCCAGCGAGATCGACGTGGTGATCCCGATTCCCGAGTCGAGCCGCCCCTCGGCCATGCAGCTGGCCCATCGCATCGGCAAGCCTTACCGCGAAGGCTTCGTCAAGAACCGCTACGTAGGCCGCACCTTCATCATGCCGGGGCAGGGCGCACGCAAGAAATCGGTGCGCCAGAAGCTCAATGCCATCGGCCTGGAGTTCAAGGGGCGCAACGTGCTGCTGGTGGACGACTCCATCGTGCGCGGCACGACCTCCAAGGAAATCGTGCAGATGGCCCGCGAGGCTGGCGCCCGCAAGGTCTATCTGGCATCGGCGGCGCCGCCGGTGCGCTTCCCCAATGTCTACGGCATCGACATGCCGACCAAGGAAGAGCTGATCGCTCATGGCCGCAGCATCGAGGAGGTGCGCGAGTACATCGGCGCCGATGCGCTGATCTACCAGGACGTGGATGCGATGAAGCGCGTGGTTGCCTCGCTGCGGCCGGGGCTCAGCGGTTTCGAGGCCTCATGCTTCGACGGCCATTACATCACCGGCGATGTGTCGGCCGATGACTTTGCAGCCATCCAGTCGCAGCGCAAGTCGCAGCCGGAAGAAGAAGATGGCCCGGCCCGCACCCGCCTGGCCCTGCAGAGCGGGAGCGAAGGCTGA
- the gltX gene encoding glutamate--tRNA ligase produces the protein MSQQANPTVRTRIAPSPTGFLHLGTARTALYSWAYARHHGGQFVLRIEDTDVARSTQDSVDQIMAAMHWLGLEYDEGPIYQMQRLDRYHAVVEQLITEGKAYRCYCTPEQLETMKAAQDARGEKRRYDGTWRPEAGKQLPTVPVDVPPVVRFKNPIDGDVTWDDVVKGPITINNREIDDLIILRPDGVPTYNFAVVVDDYDMKITHVFRGDEHINNTPWQINIFKALNAPLPAFGHLPIILGDDGLKLSKRRGAVSVTAYEENGYLPEAMLNYLSRLGWSHGDDELFSREQLVSWFDGSHLSKSPAQWDPAKLDWVNSQYIKQIDEARLAALVAEQLAKRGIAADVEQLQPMCALFKDRCATTVALADWLAMYFVPVTPSAEDLATHVSEAIKPALAQLAERFATIEWNKASIQAAIKEVIGAQGLKMPQLAIPVRVLVCGRAQTPSVDAMLELFDKEKVIERLRAV, from the coding sequence ATGAGCCAACAAGCCAACCCCACGGTGCGCACCCGCATCGCTCCTTCGCCCACCGGTTTCCTGCATCTGGGCACGGCCCGTACGGCGCTGTACTCGTGGGCCTACGCCCGCCACCATGGTGGCCAGTTCGTGCTGCGCATCGAGGACACCGACGTGGCCCGCTCGACGCAGGATTCGGTCGACCAGATCATGGCCGCCATGCACTGGCTGGGCCTGGAGTACGACGAAGGCCCGATCTACCAGATGCAGCGACTGGATCGCTATCACGCCGTCGTCGAGCAACTGATTACCGAGGGCAAGGCCTACCGCTGCTACTGCACGCCCGAGCAGCTCGAGACCATGAAGGCTGCGCAGGATGCGCGCGGCGAGAAGCGTCGCTACGACGGCACCTGGCGCCCCGAAGCGGGCAAGCAACTGCCGACGGTGCCGGTCGATGTGCCGCCGGTCGTGCGCTTCAAGAATCCCATCGATGGCGACGTGACCTGGGATGACGTCGTCAAGGGGCCGATCACGATCAACAACCGCGAGATCGACGACCTGATCATTCTTAGGCCGGACGGCGTGCCGACCTACAACTTCGCCGTGGTCGTCGATGACTACGACATGAAGATCACCCACGTTTTCCGCGGTGACGAACACATCAACAACACGCCCTGGCAGATCAACATCTTCAAGGCGCTGAATGCGCCGCTGCCTGCCTTCGGCCATCTGCCCATCATCCTGGGCGACGACGGCCTGAAGCTGTCCAAGCGCCGCGGCGCGGTCAGCGTGACGGCCTATGAAGAGAACGGCTATCTGCCGGAGGCCATGCTGAACTACTTGTCGCGCCTGGGCTGGAGCCATGGTGACGATGAGCTGTTCTCGCGTGAACAACTGGTGAGCTGGTTCGATGGCTCGCATTTGTCCAAGAGCCCCGCTCAGTGGGATCCGGCCAAGCTGGATTGGGTCAACAGCCAGTACATCAAGCAGATCGACGAAGCGCGCCTGGCGGCCTTGGTCGCTGAGCAGCTTGCCAAGCGTGGTATTGCAGCCGACGTGGAGCAGCTGCAGCCGATGTGCGCGCTGTTCAAGGATCGCTGTGCTACGACGGTGGCGTTGGCCGATTGGCTGGCTATGTACTTCGTGCCAGTCACTCCTTCAGCGGAGGACCTTGCGACCCACGTGAGCGAGGCAATCAAGCCGGCGCTGGCTCAGCTTGCCGAGCGCTTTGCCACCATCGAATGGAACAAAGCGAGCATCCAGGCGGCGATCAAGGAAGTGATCGGTGCACAGGGTCTAAAGATGCCGCAACTGGCCATCCCGGTGCGGGTGCTGGTCTGCGGTCGAGCGCAGACGCCTTCGGTCGATGCGATGCTCGAGCTGTTCGACAAAGAAAAAGTGATTGAGCGCTTGCGCGCCGTCTGA
- the trpA gene encoding tryptophan synthase subunit alpha, giving the protein MNEPLVQGIPGRSPEGIKPSLGRPGERLGSRIAATFAELQSKGRKALIPFVTAGDPYPDATVEIMHALARGGADVIELGVPFSDPMADGPVIQRAGERALKHGIGMRQVLGFVQQFRASDDKTPVVLMGYANPVERYGVERFAADARAAGVDGVLIVDYPPEEVEAFAAALKAQGLDPIFLLAPTSTEERMASIGAIASGYVYYVSLKGVTGAGHLDTAAVAEVIPRIRRHVSVPVGVGFGIRDGATARAVAEVSDAVVIGSRLVQLLEVQPRDNVASTAAAFMAEIRAALDR; this is encoded by the coding sequence ATGAATGAGCCCCTCGTCCAGGGAATACCTGGCCGATCCCCCGAGGGGATCAAGCCGTCCTTGGGGCGGCCCGGCGAACGGCTTGGGAGCCGCATCGCCGCCACCTTTGCCGAGTTGCAATCCAAGGGCCGCAAGGCCCTGATCCCCTTCGTCACCGCCGGTGATCCGTACCCGGATGCCACCGTCGAGATCATGCATGCGCTGGCCCGGGGCGGGGCCGACGTGATCGAGCTGGGCGTACCGTTCTCCGATCCCATGGCCGACGGGCCCGTGATCCAGCGCGCCGGTGAGCGGGCGCTGAAGCATGGCATTGGCATGCGCCAGGTGCTGGGCTTCGTCCAGCAATTCCGGGCCAGCGACGACAAGACGCCGGTGGTGCTGATGGGCTATGCCAACCCGGTGGAGCGCTACGGCGTCGAGCGATTCGCCGCCGATGCCAGGGCGGCCGGGGTGGACGGGGTGCTGATCGTTGACTACCCGCCGGAAGAGGTCGAAGCCTTTGCCGCGGCGCTGAAGGCCCAGGGGCTGGATCCGATCTTCCTGCTGGCGCCGACCAGCACCGAGGAGCGCATGGCCAGCATCGGCGCGATTGCCAGCGGCTATGTCTACTACGTCTCGCTGAAGGGCGTGACCGGCGCCGGCCACCTGGACACGGCCGCCGTGGCCGAGGTGATTCCCCGGATCCGCCGCCATGTCAGCGTGCCGGTGGGCGTGGGTTTCGGCATCCGCGACGGGGCCACGGCCCGGGCCGTGGCGGAGGTTTCGGACGCCGTGGTCATAGGCTCGCGCCTGGTTCAATTGCTCGAGGTCCAGCCACGCGATAATGTCGCCTCGACCGCGGCGGCCTTCATGGCCGAGATCCGCGCCGCGCTGGACCGCTGA
- a CDS encoding asparaginase, with protein sequence MSLGLSSTRSSAAGCWLVIYPVAVFSSRNFKLQDKAERIVILGTGGTIAGKAADAADNVGYKAGQVGVDQLVLAAPPLAAFKLETEQVAQLDSKDMDFATWQRLAQAVDRHLQRDDVRGVVITHGTDTLEETAYLLMRVLAPRKPVVLTAAMRPSTALQADGPQNLLDAVAVASQAASGVFAVLAGRIHGATRLRKVHSYAIDAFASVEGGALGTVEEGRVRWLSQAEAELPPLGLSRIARDASQWPWVEIVQNHAGADGRVVEAMLAHGVHGIVVAGTGNGTLSNGLTAALQKARDRGVSVLRSTRCDAGPVIGGELPSAGALSPVKARIELLLQLLA encoded by the coding sequence GTGAGTTTGGGGCTGTCGTCCACGAGGTCCTCTGCGGCAGGTTGCTGGCTGGTCATTTATCCAGTGGCTGTATTTTCATCCAGGAATTTCAAATTGCAAGACAAAGCTGAACGCATCGTCATCCTCGGTACAGGAGGCACCATCGCCGGCAAGGCGGCGGATGCCGCGGACAACGTCGGCTACAAGGCTGGCCAGGTCGGCGTGGATCAATTGGTGCTTGCGGCACCGCCGCTGGCGGCGTTCAAGCTGGAGACGGAGCAGGTCGCGCAGCTGGACAGCAAGGACATGGACTTTGCGACCTGGCAGCGGCTCGCGCAGGCTGTTGACCGGCACCTGCAGCGTGACGATGTGCGAGGCGTGGTCATCACCCATGGAACCGACACCCTGGAAGAAACCGCCTACTTGCTGATGCGGGTGCTCGCGCCGCGCAAGCCGGTCGTGTTGACCGCAGCCATGCGCCCGTCGACCGCCCTGCAGGCCGACGGCCCGCAGAACTTGCTGGATGCCGTGGCTGTCGCCTCGCAGGCTGCCTCAGGCGTGTTCGCCGTGCTTGCCGGTCGGATTCATGGGGCGACCCGCTTGCGCAAGGTTCATAGCTACGCCATCGATGCATTTGCCTCGGTGGAAGGCGGCGCCCTTGGAACGGTCGAGGAAGGGCGCGTGAGATGGCTGTCGCAAGCTGAAGCGGAACTGCCGCCGCTGGGCCTGTCGCGCATCGCGCGCGATGCAAGCCAATGGCCCTGGGTCGAGATTGTCCAGAACCATGCAGGTGCCGATGGTCGGGTCGTGGAGGCGATGTTGGCCCACGGCGTTCATGGCATCGTCGTCGCCGGGACCGGCAACGGCACCTTGTCCAACGGCCTCACAGCTGCATTGCAGAAGGCCCGCGACCGCGGTGTGTCCGTGCTGAGAAGCACGCGCTGCGATGCGGGCCCGGTGATAGGCGGCGAGCTGCCCAGCGCGGGAGCGCTGAGCCCGGTCAAGGCCAGGATAGAACTGCTGCTGCAGTTGCTGGCCTGA
- the folC gene encoding bifunctional tetrahydrofolate synthase/dihydrofolate synthase translates to MKTLADWLAHCEQLHPKEIDMTLERVNRVRDAMGLRFGADTAVVMVAGTNGKGSTCAMLESIALHAGFKVGLYIKPHLVHFQERCRVAGAPVAAESLLAHFERIEAARGDQALTYFEFTTLAILSRLAEEALDLVILEVGLGGRLDAVNTIDADCSVITSIDLDHTEYLGPDRESVGREKAHIMRPGRPVVVSDPMPPATLAQHAEQVGADLRQLGRDFTYSGDRQQWQWAGRSRRFSGLAYPALRGVNQLLNAAGVLAVFEALYERLPVSAQAVRTGLALVELPGRFQVVPGQPALVLDVAHNPHAVAALAQNLDQMGFFPRTHAVFGAMADKDLAHIFEKIAPLVDVWHFCDLEIPRAAKAEALSAQFESLRSAGALKAPNGVAVHRHEDPISALAAAAAEADPADRILVFGSFYTVGGVLKNGVPRLQSAKQAPAS, encoded by the coding sequence ATGAAGACCCTGGCCGACTGGCTCGCCCATTGCGAGCAACTCCATCCCAAAGAGATCGACATGACGCTGGAGCGGGTCAACCGCGTCCGCGATGCCATGGGCCTGCGCTTCGGCGCAGACACCGCGGTGGTGATGGTGGCCGGCACCAATGGCAAGGGTTCGACCTGCGCCATGCTGGAGTCCATCGCGCTGCACGCCGGCTTCAAGGTCGGGCTCTACATCAAGCCCCATCTGGTGCACTTCCAGGAGCGCTGCCGGGTGGCTGGCGCGCCAGTGGCTGCCGAGTCCCTGCTGGCGCATTTCGAACGGATCGAGGCGGCGCGCGGCGATCAGGCGCTGACCTACTTCGAGTTCACCACCCTGGCCATCCTCAGCCGCCTGGCCGAAGAAGCGCTTGACCTGGTCATCCTGGAGGTGGGCCTAGGCGGGCGGCTGGATGCGGTCAACACCATCGATGCCGACTGCAGCGTGATCACCAGCATCGACCTGGACCACACGGAATATCTGGGGCCGGACCGGGAATCGGTCGGACGCGAGAAGGCCCACATCATGCGACCGGGCCGGCCGGTGGTGGTCAGCGATCCCATGCCTCCGGCCACGCTGGCTCAGCATGCAGAGCAGGTCGGCGCCGACCTGCGTCAGCTTGGGCGCGATTTCACGTACAGCGGCGACCGCCAGCAATGGCAGTGGGCGGGCCGCTCGCGGCGTTTCTCGGGCCTGGCCTATCCGGCGCTGCGGGGCGTCAACCAACTGCTCAACGCAGCTGGCGTGCTGGCTGTGTTCGAGGCTCTGTATGAACGCCTGCCGGTCAGCGCCCAGGCCGTGCGTACCGGGCTGGCCCTGGTCGAATTGCCGGGCCGCTTCCAGGTCGTGCCGGGCCAGCCGGCCCTGGTGTTGGACGTGGCCCACAACCCCCATGCGGTCGCGGCGCTGGCCCAAAACCTCGACCAGATGGGCTTCTTCCCGCGCACCCATGCGGTGTTCGGCGCCATGGCCGACAAGGACCTGGCCCATATCTTCGAGAAGATCGCGCCGCTGGTCGATGTCTGGCATTTCTGCGACCTCGAAATCCCCCGTGCGGCCAAGGCCGAGGCCCTGTCTGCGCAGTTCGAATCGTTGCGCAGCGCAGGCGCATTGAAGGCACCGAACGGGGTGGCCGTTCATAGGCACGAGGACCCGATTTCAGCCCTGGCCGCAGCGGCGGCCGAGGCGGACCCCGCTGATAGAATTCTGGTCTTCGGCTCCTTCTACACCGTAGGCGGTGTCCTCAAGAACGGAGTGCCGCGGCTGCAGTCGGCCAAGCAGGCGCCGGCGTCCTGA